Proteins from a genomic interval of Arachis hypogaea cultivar Tifrunner chromosome 10, arahy.Tifrunner.gnm2.J5K5, whole genome shotgun sequence:
- the LOC114924534 gene encoding uncharacterized protein has translation MRESSWETFIKEVIFCEKYQVEVPDMNALHIPRRGRTRKIVDQILVEYYYRVNLFLAVIDTQLQEFNGRFNDNMVQLLTLSSTLDPRDNYKFFSVNKVCELIERFYPGDFSDQEKFHIMQAQHYELDVPNHVELTNLCTISELCQGLMKTGKSLTYPLIDRLIRLKIAERFDTDSLVKGMSMGRGGAGDASLLPVSAPRINLYPRPDLRCGGIIVLIPISRVSRIFCGPHSPSPDV, from the exons ATGAGAGAATCAAGTTGGGAGACTTTCATAAAAGAAGTTATATTTTGTGAGAAATATCAAGTTGAAGTTCCTGATATGAATGCATTGCATATTCCTAGAAGAGGCCGAACTCGCAAAATTGTTGACCAAATTTTAGTGGAGTATTATTACcgtgttaatttatttttagctGTAATTGATACACAGTTGCAAGAGTTTAATGGAAGATTCAATGATAATATGGTGCAATTACTTACTTTAAGTTCAACTTTAGATCCCAGAGATAATTATAAGTTCTTCAGTGTCAACAAAGTATGTGAATTAATAGAACGATTTTATCCAGGTGACTTCAGTGACCAAGAGAAATTTCACATTATGCAAGCtcaacattatgaacttgatgttCCTAATCATGTTGAGTTAACTAACTTGTGCACAATTTCGGAGTTATGTCAAGGATTAATGAAGACAGGAAAATCTTTAACATATCCTTTGATTGATCGTTTGATTCGCTTG AAGATTGCTGAAAGATTTGACACCGATTCGTTAGTAAAAG ggatgtcaatggggcgaGGCGGCGCGGGGGATGCCTCCTTGCTCCCCGTTTCTGCCCCCAGAATTAATCTCTATCCCCGCCCCGATCTCCGCTGTGGGGGGATAATTGTCCTCATCCCCATTTCCCGCGTTTCCCGTATTTTCTGCGGGCCCCATTCCCCATCCCCTGATGTTTaa
- the LOC112717484 gene encoding uncharacterized protein, producing the protein MRATIREEIGDSKFCIIIDEARDEPKREQMSVVLRFVDKHGYVQERFFDLIHVSDTCSLTLKTEILSVLSRHNLDVQNLRGQVYDRASNMHGEWNGLQALFLKDCPFAYYIHCLAHRLQLALVFAAKEVCYVHQFFSKLTLIVNVVTVSPKRHDQLRVAQANNVANLIADDQLVRGSGLNQIGTLQRVVDTRWGSHLNSVHSLLCMFDVTCEVLEKSTEEGNFFTRGDASAAYDAITSFEFVFVLHLMRNILEVSHDLCQALQRKN; encoded by the coding sequence ATGCGTGCAACAATTCGAGAAGAAATTGGTGattctaaattttgtataattattgatGAAGCAAGAGATGAGCCAAAACGAGAACAAATGTCTGTGGTTTTGAGATTTGTAGACAAGCACGGTTATGTTCAAGAAAGATTTTTTGATCTTATACATGTTTCTGATACGTGTTCTTTGACATTGAAAACAGAAATTTTATCAGTTCTTTCTCGTCATAATCTTGATGTTCAAAATCTTAGGGGACAAGTGTATGATAGAGCTAGTAATATGCATGGTGAatggaatggattgcaagctctaTTTTTGAAAGATTGTCCTTTTGCTTATTACATTCACTGTCTTGCTCATCGATTACAATTAGCACTTGTTTTTGCAGCCAAAGAAGTTTGCTATGTTcatcaattcttttcaaaacttacactAATTGTGAATGTTGTGACTGTTTCTCCTAAACGTCATGATCAGTTAAGGGTTGCTCAAGCGAATAATGTTGCAAACTTAATTGCCGATGATCAACTTGTGAGAGGTAGTGGACTTAATCAAATTGGTACTTTGCAAAGAGTTGTAGATACTAGATGGGGGTCTCATTTGAATTCTGTACATAGCTTGCTATGCATGTTTGATGTTACTTGTGAAGTTCTTGAAAAAAGTACTGAAGAAGGTAATTTCTTCACTCGTGGTGATGCTAGTGCTGCTTATGATGCTATCACATCCTTTGAATTTGTCTTTGTTTTGCATTTGATGAGAAATATTTTGGAAGTTAGTCATGATCTTTGTCAAGCTTTGCAACGAAAAAATTAA